A genome region from Flavobacterium sp. CFS9 includes the following:
- a CDS encoding 2Fe-2S iron-sulfur cluster-binding protein: MKVTIDGQSIDVEPGTTILQAARMIGGDLVPPAMCYYSKLKGSGGKCRCCLVEVSKGSEADPRPMPKLMASCVTGCMDGMEVNSKSSDRVTEARKSVTEFLLINHPLDCPICDQAGECDLQNLSFEHGNPKSRFIEEKRTFEPEDIGPNIQLHMNRCILCQRCVQVADQLTDNRVHGVLDRGDHANISTGISKAIDNEFSGNMIDVCPVGALTDKTFRFKSRVWFNKPFNAHRECTTPGCCGKTTVWMFGGEIQRVTGRKDEYHEVEEFICNSCRFDHKNVSDWVIEGPREFEKDSVINQNNYTQKLEKVEIDTEKNILLGRDVDRKKISMAAIPLTTNDKKS; this comes from the coding sequence ATGAAAGTAACCATAGACGGTCAAAGTATAGACGTAGAGCCAGGAACAACAATCCTGCAGGCTGCACGTATGATTGGTGGAGATTTAGTTCCGCCAGCCATGTGTTATTACTCAAAATTAAAAGGCAGCGGCGGAAAATGTCGTTGTTGTTTAGTTGAAGTATCCAAAGGTAGTGAGGCTGACCCAAGACCAATGCCAAAATTAATGGCGTCTTGCGTAACAGGATGTATGGACGGAATGGAAGTGAACAGTAAATCTTCTGATCGTGTAACAGAAGCCCGTAAATCGGTAACGGAATTTTTATTGATCAACCACCCACTGGATTGCCCTATTTGTGATCAGGCAGGAGAATGTGATCTTCAGAACTTAAGTTTTGAACACGGAAATCCAAAATCACGTTTTATTGAAGAAAAAAGAACGTTCGAACCGGAAGATATCGGTCCGAATATTCAACTGCATATGAACCGTTGCATCTTATGTCAAAGATGTGTACAGGTTGCTGATCAGTTGACAGACAACAGAGTTCACGGGGTACTGGATCGTGGTGATCACGCTAATATTTCGACCGGAATTTCTAAAGCAATCGACAATGAATTCTCAGGAAACATGATCGACGTTTGTCCGGTTGGAGCTTTAACTGATAAGACTTTCCGTTTCAAATCAAGAGTATGGTTCAACAAACCTTTTAATGCTCACAGAGAGTGTACGACTCCGGGATGCTGCGGAAAAACAACTGTATGGATGTTTGGAGGAGAAATTCAACGTGTTACCGGTCGTAAAGACGAGTACCATGAAGTAGAAGAATTCATTTGCAACAGCTGTCGTTTTGACCATAAAAATGTAAGTGACTGGGTAATTGAAGGACCAAGAGAATTTGAAAAAGATTCTGTAATCAACCAAAACAACTACACTCAGAAATTAGAGAAAGTTGAAATCGATACAGAGAAAAATATCCTTTTAGGTAGAGATGTTGATCGTAAAAAAATTAGTATGGCTGCAATTCCATTAACTACTAATGATAAAAAATCTTAA
- the nuoF gene encoding NADH-quinone oxidoreductase subunit NuoF: protein MSQKILLDKINIPGIKTYEVYRQNGGYASVEKALKTLTPDEVTEEVKKSGLRGRGGAGFPAGMKWSFIDKKSGRPRHLVCNADESEPGTFKDRYLMEFIPHLLIEGMITSSYALGANLSYIYIRGEYMWVFKILERAIAEAKAAGWLGKNILGTGYDLELHVHCGAGAYICGEETALIESLEGKRGNPRIKPPFPAVSGLWANPTVVNNVETISAVPWIVNNSGDDYAKIGVGRSTGTKLISASGHIKNPGVYEIELGLSVDEFMNSDEYLGGMSSSRPLKAFVPGGSSVPILPAELIFKTANGEDRLMTYESLSDGGFATGSMLGSGGFIVYNDTACVVRNTWNFARFYHHESCGQCTPCREGTGWLEKILWRIENGQGREEDIELLWSIQSKIEGNTICPLGDAASWPVAAAIRHFRDEFEYHVRFPEKIKNRDHFVAEPFSQVKHLVGKQTV from the coding sequence ATGTCACAGAAAATATTATTAGATAAAATCAACATTCCGGGTATTAAAACCTATGAAGTATACCGTCAAAACGGTGGTTATGCTTCTGTAGAAAAAGCTTTAAAAACACTTACTCCGGATGAAGTTACAGAAGAAGTAAAAAAATCAGGACTACGTGGCCGTGGTGGTGCAGGTTTCCCTGCCGGAATGAAGTGGAGTTTTATTGATAAAAAATCAGGAAGACCAAGACATTTAGTTTGTAATGCTGACGAGTCTGAACCGGGAACTTTCAAAGATCGTTATTTGATGGAATTTATTCCTCACTTATTGATCGAAGGAATGATTACTTCAAGTTACGCTCTGGGCGCTAACCTGTCTTATATCTACATTCGTGGAGAATATATGTGGGTTTTCAAAATATTAGAAAGAGCTATCGCCGAAGCTAAAGCTGCCGGTTGGTTAGGAAAAAATATATTAGGTACAGGTTATGATTTAGAGTTACACGTTCACTGTGGAGCCGGAGCTTATATTTGCGGAGAAGAAACTGCACTTATCGAATCGCTGGAAGGTAAAAGAGGAAATCCTCGTATTAAACCACCTTTCCCTGCGGTTTCAGGACTTTGGGCAAATCCAACTGTGGTAAACAACGTTGAAACTATTTCTGCCGTGCCATGGATCGTCAACAACTCAGGTGACGATTATGCAAAAATTGGTGTTGGTCGTTCGACAGGAACTAAATTAATCTCCGCTTCAGGACACATTAAGAACCCGGGAGTTTACGAAATTGAATTAGGATTAAGTGTTGACGAATTCATGAATTCTGACGAATACCTAGGCGGAATGTCTTCGAGCAGACCTTTGAAAGCGTTTGTTCCGGGAGGATCCTCAGTGCCAATTTTACCTGCTGAATTAATTTTTAAAACAGCAAACGGTGAAGACCGATTAATGACTTATGAATCTTTAAGTGATGGTGGTTTTGCTACCGGATCGATGTTAGGTTCAGGAGGATTTATTGTGTATAACGACACTGCTTGTGTAGTTCGAAACACCTGGAACTTTGCCCGTTTTTACCACCATGAATCTTGTGGGCAATGTACGCCTTGCCGTGAAGGAACAGGATGGTTAGAAAAAATATTGTGGAGAATCGAGAACGGCCAGGGCCGCGAAGAGGATATCGAACTATTGTGGAGTATTCAAAGTAAAATCGAAGGAAATACGATTTGCCCGCTTGGTGACGCAGCCTCATGGCCGGTAGCCGCAGCGATTCGTCACTTTAGAGATGAATTTGAATATCACGTTCGTTTCCCGGAGAAAATTAAAAATAGAGATCACTTTGTTGCTGAACCTTTCTCACAAGTAAAGCATTTAGTAGGCAAACAAACAGTTTAA
- a CDS encoding NAD(P)H-dependent oxidoreductase subunit E — MERKHYKQEINMTEALMSRINELISHYPEDKRKSALLPVLHEVQDAHDNWLSIELQDKVAEILHIKPIEVYEVVTFYTMYNQKPIGKYMFEFCQTSCCCLNGAENLMDYTSEKLGIKMGETTPDGMFTIAGVECLGACGYAPMMQLGDFYKEKLTEEKIDQLIADCRENKIILHDK, encoded by the coding sequence ATGGAAAGAAAACATTATAAACAAGAAATAAACATGACTGAAGCATTGATGTCCCGCATCAATGAATTGATCAGTCATTATCCTGAGGACAAAAGAAAATCAGCTTTGTTGCCCGTTTTGCATGAAGTGCAGGACGCTCACGACAACTGGTTGAGCATAGAGTTGCAGGATAAAGTTGCCGAAATTTTGCACATCAAACCAATTGAGGTTTACGAAGTGGTTACTTTTTATACCATGTACAACCAAAAACCAATTGGAAAATACATGTTCGAATTTTGTCAGACTTCTTGTTGTTGTTTAAACGGTGCCGAGAATTTAATGGATTATACTTCTGAAAAATTAGGCATTAAAATGGGAGAAACCACTCCGGACGGAATGTTTACCATTGCCGGTGTAGAATGTTTAGGCGCTTGCGGATACGCTCCGATGATGCAGTTGGGAGACTTCTACAAAGAAAAACTGACAGAAGAAAAAATCGATCAGTTAATCGCTGATTGCAGAGAGAATAAAATAATATTACACGATAAATAA
- a CDS encoding NADH-quinone oxidoreductase subunit D — protein MSELLLSPEHRYAKIIKDRLNEDGSELSVLNLGPTHPATHGIFQNILLMDGERILEAEPTIGYIHRAFEKIAENRPFYQITPLTDRMNYCSSPINNMGWWMTIEKLLGIEVPKRAQYLRVIVMELARITDHLICNSILGVDTGAYTGFLYVFQFREKVYEIYEEICGARLTTNMGRIGGFERDWSPEAFRKLDVFLEEFPVAWQEFVNLFERNRIFLDRTVNVGAISAEKAMAYGFTGPNLRAAGVDYDVRVAHPYSSYEDFEFTVPVGKSGDTYDRFCVRNAEVWESLSIIRQALAKMPAGNEYHAEVPDYYLPPKEDVYTSMESLIYHFKIVMGEVPVPVAEIYHPVEGGNGEVGFYLVTDGSRTPYRLHFRRPCFIYYQAFPEMIKGALLSDAIVILSSLNVIAGELDA, from the coding sequence ATGTCAGAACTATTATTATCACCAGAGCATCGATATGCTAAAATAATTAAGGACAGACTAAACGAAGACGGAAGTGAGCTTTCGGTACTAAATTTAGGTCCTACGCACCCGGCGACTCACGGTATTTTTCAAAATATCCTGTTGATGGATGGTGAAAGAATTCTTGAGGCTGAACCAACGATCGGTTACATCCACAGAGCTTTCGAAAAAATTGCCGAAAACCGCCCTTTTTACCAGATTACTCCTCTTACAGACCGTATGAACTATTGCTCCTCTCCTATTAACAATATGGGATGGTGGATGACTATAGAAAAACTTTTAGGCATTGAAGTTCCAAAAAGAGCTCAATACCTTAGAGTAATTGTAATGGAGCTGGCTCGTATTACAGATCACTTAATCTGTAACTCGATTCTGGGTGTAGATACTGGTGCTTATACTGGTTTCTTGTACGTTTTCCAATTTAGAGAAAAAGTTTATGAGATTTACGAAGAAATTTGTGGAGCTCGTTTAACAACCAATATGGGAAGAATCGGTGGTTTCGAAAGAGACTGGTCACCAGAAGCTTTCCGCAAACTAGACGTCTTTTTAGAAGAATTCCCTGTGGCCTGGCAAGAGTTTGTGAATTTATTCGAAAGAAACAGAATTTTCCTTGACAGAACCGTAAACGTTGGTGCTATCTCAGCAGAAAAAGCAATGGCTTACGGATTTACAGGTCCAAACTTACGTGCTGCCGGAGTTGACTATGACGTTCGTGTAGCACATCCTTACTCCTCTTACGAAGATTTCGAATTTACTGTTCCTGTTGGAAAATCAGGTGATACTTATGATCGTTTCTGCGTTCGTAATGCTGAAGTTTGGGAGAGTTTAAGCATCATTCGTCAGGCTTTGGCAAAAATGCCGGCAGGAAACGAATACCATGCTGAAGTTCCGGATTACTACCTGCCTCCAAAAGAAGATGTTTACACTTCAATGGAGTCTCTAATCTACCACTTTAAGATCGTAATGGGAGAAGTTCCTGTACCGGTTGCAGAAATTTACCACCCGGTTGAAGGAGGTAACGGAGAAGTAGGATTCTATTTAGTTACAGACGGAAGCAGAACACCATACAGATTACATTTCAGAAGACCTTGTTTTATTTATTACCAAGCCTTCCCTGAAATGATAAAAGGTGCCTTACTTTCTGATGCGATTGTTATTCTATCAAGTTTAAACGTAATTGCAGGAGAATTAGACGCCTAG
- a CDS encoding NADH-quinone oxidoreductase subunit C, translating to MALENTLIQDKLTETFDTSVFNFQQERDIFSLETTADKITALILFLKNDSDLRFHFLTDLCGVHYPDNETDRQYAIVYHLHNWYENKRIRIKVYLNGEKPEIKTISNIFLSSNWMERETYDFFGVNFIGHPQLKRILNMDEMVSFPMRKEFPMEDSGRTDKDDRFFGRTTTNC from the coding sequence ATGGCTTTAGAAAATACCCTGATCCAAGATAAACTTACAGAAACATTTGACACAAGTGTTTTTAACTTTCAACAGGAAAGAGATATTTTTTCATTGGAAACTACCGCTGATAAAATCACTGCCCTGATTCTTTTTTTAAAAAACGATTCCGATTTACGCTTCCACTTTCTAACTGATTTATGCGGTGTTCATTATCCGGACAACGAAACGGATCGCCAGTATGCCATTGTTTATCATTTACACAACTGGTACGAAAACAAACGTATTCGAATCAAAGTATATTTAAACGGTGAAAAACCGGAAATCAAAACCATCTCCAATATTTTCCTAAGTTCCAACTGGATGGAAAGAGAAACATACGATTTCTTCGGAGTCAATTTTATTGGACACCCGCAATTGAAACGTATTTTGAATATGGACGAAATGGTGTCTTTCCCAATGCGAAAAGAATTCCCAATGGAAGACAGCGGAAGAACTGATAAAGACGACAGATTCTTTGGAAGAACAACAACAAATTGCTAA
- a CDS encoding NADH-quinone oxidoreductase subunit B → MSDSNVKMVAPPEGVTGEGFFATKLNDVVGLARANSLWPLPFATSCCGIEFMATMASHYDLARFGSERVSFSPRQADMLLVMGTISKKMAPILRQVYEQMSEPRWVIAVGACASSGGIFDTYSVLQGIDKVIPVDVYVPGCPPRPEQIVDGVMKLQELVKSESVRRRSSPEYQELLASYNIT, encoded by the coding sequence ATGAGCGATTCAAATGTAAAAATGGTTGCGCCGCCGGAAGGAGTTACTGGTGAAGGTTTCTTCGCTACAAAACTAAATGATGTTGTTGGTTTGGCAAGAGCTAATTCACTATGGCCATTACCTTTTGCAACCTCATGCTGTGGTATCGAATTCATGGCAACAATGGCTTCACATTACGATTTAGCGCGATTTGGTTCTGAGCGTGTGAGTTTCTCTCCTCGTCAGGCAGATATGCTTTTGGTAATGGGAACTATTTCAAAAAAAATGGCGCCTATTTTAAGACAGGTTTACGAACAAATGTCTGAACCTCGTTGGGTAATTGCTGTTGGAGCCTGTGCTTCATCAGGTGGAATCTTCGATACCTATTCTGTTCTACAAGGAATTGACAAAGTAATTCCGGTTGACGTTTACGTACCGGGATGCCCTCCAAGACCGGAACAAATTGTTGACGGAGTAATGAAACTTCAGGAATTAGTAAAAAGCGAATCTGTAAGACGCAGAAGTTCTCCTGAATACCAAGAATTACTAGCTTCATATAATATTACTTAA
- a CDS encoding NADH-quinone oxidoreductase subunit A — translation MQSDQYSYIPILMQFILAVGFVAGTIVISGKLGPKRSSEVKDKNFECGIESVGNARIPFSVKYFLVAILFVLFDVEVIFLYPWAVNFKELGVEGMLKMIVFMSLLLVGFFYIIKKKALDWE, via the coding sequence ATGCAATCTGATCAATACAGTTACATTCCTATTTTAATGCAGTTCATTTTGGCTGTGGGTTTTGTCGCAGGAACCATCGTTATTTCCGGAAAATTAGGTCCAAAAAGAAGTTCTGAAGTAAAAGATAAAAACTTCGAATGTGGTATCGAATCTGTTGGAAACGCACGCATTCCTTTTTCTGTAAAATATTTCCTTGTAGCCATTTTATTTGTACTGTTTGACGTAGAGGTAATCTTCCTTTACCCTTGGGCAGTAAACTTTAAAGAATTAGGCGTAGAAGGAATGCTTAAAATGATTGTTTTCATGTCGCTTCTTTTAGTGGGTTTCTTTTACATCATCAAAAAGAAAGCTTTAGACTGGGAGTAA
- a CDS encoding cold-shock protein: MRTGTVKFFNESKGYGFITDEETGKDIFVHASGINAEELREGDRVSYEEEEGRKGKVAAKVAVI; this comes from the coding sequence ATGCGTACAGGTACAGTAAAATTTTTCAATGAGTCTAAAGGTTATGGATTCATTACAGACGAAGAAACAGGAAAAGACATCTTCGTTCACGCTTCAGGAATTAACGCGGAAGAATTACGCGAAGGAGACCGTGTAAGCTACGAAGAAGAAGAAGGAAGAAAAGGGAAAGTTGCTGCTAAAGTAGCAGTAATCTAA
- a CDS encoding HlyD family secretion protein, with protein MEEIKDGLKIYSEEVHDILSDPPKSIQKWGNSILFIFIIILLLISWFIKYPDIITSQIIITTNIPPQKIQAKLSGKIEAILVKDRSEVKLNTPIAVFENSANYKDVFALKNILNTINIKKTEFPFEKLKYSQLGDIESAFTNFQKENTADQLNTELRPYKVEGDAQNYESIQLKERLHLLESQKEINESELTIQTNDLNRYELLFKKGIYSTQEVEKQRLLYLQAQKGYKTLLSTISQLKSSLNELNKNNKTTQINERKEDSNVNRNKIQAFYQLKNAVKEWELKYLLSSATNGIINFLQLWSRNQPVEAGQILFSIIPKDQNGYIGKLKAPVLNSGKIKPGQKVNIKLLNYPQKEFGIIKGIIIKKSLTPDKEGNILIDVNLPRGLETSYKKNIPFQQEMQGTADIITEDLRLIERLLYQFKSVFVK; from the coding sequence ATGGAAGAGATAAAAGATGGACTAAAAATCTATAGTGAAGAAGTACATGATATATTATCAGACCCTCCTAAAAGTATACAAAAATGGGGAAACAGTATCTTATTTATATTTATTATTATTTTATTGCTAATCTCGTGGTTCATTAAATATCCCGATATTATAACTTCACAGATCATAATAACAACAAATATTCCTCCACAAAAGATACAAGCAAAACTATCCGGTAAAATTGAAGCAATATTAGTAAAAGATAGATCAGAGGTAAAATTAAATACTCCAATTGCTGTTTTTGAAAATTCAGCCAATTATAAAGATGTCTTTGCTTTAAAAAATATCCTGAACACTATAAACATAAAAAAGACTGAATTTCCTTTTGAAAAACTGAAATATTCACAGTTAGGAGATATTGAAAGTGCTTTTACAAATTTTCAAAAAGAAAACACAGCAGATCAACTCAATACAGAACTCCGTCCCTATAAAGTAGAAGGAGATGCACAAAACTATGAAAGCATTCAACTAAAAGAACGTTTACATTTACTGGAATCTCAAAAAGAAATTAATGAAAGTGAACTCACCATACAAACGAATGATTTAAACCGCTACGAACTTTTATTTAAAAAGGGAATCTATTCGACGCAAGAAGTAGAGAAACAGCGATTGCTTTATTTACAGGCCCAAAAAGGCTATAAAACTTTGCTAAGTACCATTTCGCAATTAAAATCCTCATTAAACGAATTAAACAAAAATAACAAAACAACGCAAATCAATGAACGTAAAGAAGATAGTAATGTTAATCGAAATAAAATACAAGCTTTCTATCAACTAAAAAATGCCGTTAAAGAATGGGAATTAAAATATCTTTTAAGTTCCGCAACTAACGGCATCATTAATTTTCTACAACTATGGTCCAGAAATCAACCTGTTGAAGCCGGACAAATCCTGTTTTCAATTATTCCAAAAGATCAAAACGGTTACATTGGAAAACTAAAAGCACCTGTTTTAAACTCAGGAAAGATAAAACCAGGTCAAAAAGTAAACATAAAACTACTAAACTATCCTCAAAAAGAATTCGGTATTATTAAAGGAATCATCATAAAAAAATCTTTAACTCCTGACAAAGAAGGAAATATCTTAATAGATGTTAATTTACCTAGAGGACTAGAAACTTCATACAAGAAAAACATCCCTTTTCAGCAGGAAATGCAGGGAACTGCAGATATCATAACGGAAGATTTGCGGCTTATAGAAAGATTACTGTATCAATTTAAATCTGTATTCGTAAAGTAA
- a CDS encoding peptidase domain-containing ABC transporter: MIRKSFPFFRQLDNKDCGPTCLRMIAKYYGKNFSREFLRDKANITRIGVTMAGIAEAAEAIEMRTLGMRISFESLLNEAPPPFIVPWRQKHFVVVYKTSKTKIYIADPAQGILTYDHNDFKTAWTNTTDETGFVLILEPNAKFQKQQQAKDQNTGFSFLYPYFKPYKKLINQILIGLLVATVIQLILPFLMQSVVDVGVNNQDIPFIYLILISQFVLILSQTLVSVFREWILIHITSRFNIKMISDFLYKMLKLPVNYFETRNSGEHLQRITDHTRIQNFISSSSLNMLFSIITFILFNGILAYYNLTIFLVFISSAILYVCWTFFFLKKRAELDFKRFDQLSQSQTSLIQIINGVKEIKVNNSQRKNRWKWEFNQISLFKTSLSTLKLSQYQTIGANFINELKNIIITFLSAKAVVDGTLTLGMMTSIQFIVGQLNMPLGNFVLFIQSWQDAKISLERLSQVHLREDEDDISVNKSKELPKDKSIIIKDLSYRYGGKSSPFILKNITCTIPESKTTAIVGASGSGKTTLMKLLLKFYEPTKGSINLGSANLNDINTESWRLNCGAVMQDTFIFNDTIGGNISESEQNEIINREKLNNAALIANIEDFIERLPNKYNTELGTSGIRLSGGQEQRIMIARAVYKNPLYLFFDEATSALDANNEKSIMENLNKFIHGKTAIIVAHRLSTVKNADNIIVLENGEIVEQGNHKDLTRLKGTYYELIKNQLELGN; the protein is encoded by the coding sequence ATGATTAGAAAAAGCTTTCCATTTTTCAGGCAGCTGGACAATAAAGATTGCGGACCAACCTGTCTCAGAATGATCGCTAAATATTATGGAAAAAATTTCTCAAGAGAATTTCTAAGAGATAAAGCCAACATCACAAGAATTGGCGTAACCATGGCAGGAATTGCCGAGGCAGCCGAAGCTATAGAAATGCGAACTCTGGGTATGAGGATTTCTTTCGAAAGTTTGCTTAATGAGGCTCCACCTCCTTTTATTGTTCCCTGGCGACAGAAACACTTTGTAGTTGTTTACAAAACGTCAAAAACAAAAATTTATATAGCCGATCCGGCGCAAGGCATTCTTACATACGATCATAATGATTTTAAAACAGCCTGGACAAACACAACAGATGAAACAGGTTTTGTCCTAATTCTGGAACCAAATGCTAAATTTCAGAAACAACAACAAGCCAAAGATCAAAACACAGGCTTTTCATTCTTATACCCTTATTTCAAACCTTACAAAAAACTAATTAATCAAATACTTATTGGCTTACTGGTTGCGACTGTTATTCAACTGATTCTGCCATTTTTAATGCAATCTGTAGTTGATGTGGGTGTAAACAATCAAGACATACCTTTTATTTACTTAATTCTAATCTCACAATTTGTTCTAATACTTTCACAAACACTGGTTAGCGTTTTCCGGGAGTGGATTCTAATTCATATAACGAGTAGGTTTAATATTAAAATGATTTCAGATTTTTTATATAAAATGCTTAAGCTGCCTGTTAATTATTTTGAAACCAGAAATTCAGGAGAACACCTGCAACGAATTACAGATCATACACGTATTCAAAACTTCATTTCTTCTTCCAGCTTAAACATGCTGTTTTCAATCATAACATTCATCTTGTTCAATGGCATACTAGCGTATTATAATTTAACAATATTCTTAGTCTTTATATCTTCTGCAATTTTATATGTATGCTGGACTTTTTTCTTCTTAAAAAAAAGAGCTGAATTAGATTTCAAAAGGTTTGATCAACTATCGCAGAGCCAAACTTCTTTAATTCAAATAATAAACGGAGTCAAAGAAATTAAAGTAAATAATTCTCAACGAAAAAACAGATGGAAATGGGAATTCAATCAAATTAGTCTTTTTAAAACTTCATTAAGCACATTGAAACTATCCCAATATCAAACCATTGGAGCCAACTTTATAAATGAATTGAAGAATATCATTATCACCTTCCTCTCTGCCAAAGCTGTAGTTGATGGCACTTTAACATTAGGAATGATGACTTCTATACAGTTTATTGTAGGGCAGCTCAACATGCCATTAGGAAATTTCGTCTTATTTATACAATCCTGGCAAGATGCTAAAATAAGCTTAGAACGATTGTCTCAAGTGCACCTGCGAGAGGATGAAGACGATATTTCGGTTAATAAAAGCAAAGAACTACCTAAAGACAAATCTATTATTATCAAAGACCTTTCTTATCGTTATGGCGGAAAATCATCTCCTTTCATTTTAAAAAATATCACTTGTACGATTCCTGAAAGCAAAACAACAGCTATTGTTGGCGCCAGTGGAAGCGGCAAGACAACTTTAATGAAATTACTTTTAAAATTCTATGAACCCACAAAAGGCAGCATTAATTTGGGATCTGCAAACCTAAATGATATAAATACTGAATCCTGGCGACTGAATTGCGGAGCAGTCATGCAGGATACCTTTATTTTTAATGATACAATTGGCGGCAACATTTCTGAATCGGAACAAAATGAAATAATAAACAGAGAAAAGTTGAACAATGCGGCATTGATCGCTAACATCGAAGATTTCATTGAAAGATTACCTAACAAATACAACACTGAATTAGGGACTTCAGGAATACGCCTCAGTGGCGGACAAGAACAAAGAATCATGATTGCAAGAGCAGTTTATAAAAATCCTTTATATCTATTTTTTGACGAAGCAACAAGTGCACTTGATGCAAATAATGAAAAAAGCATCATGGAGAACCTTAATAAATTTATACATGGCAAAACTGCAATAATTGTAGCTCATCGATTAAGCACCGTAAAAAATGCCGACAATATTATTGTTTTAGAAAATGGCGAAATTGTAGAGCAGGGAAATCATAAAGACCTAACTAGATTAAAAGGTACATACTACGAACTGATTAAAAATCAATTAGAACTTGGCAACTAA
- a CDS encoding tetratricopeptide repeat protein, which translates to MKKTILLLIIFPFTQLFYSQTNTESKKKQDEIITEYVNNCAEKYNFLYEMAEWQNCLDDGLKKDSTIAYLWQQKAMPYFKVKKYEIGMQYLNKAVQYNPHEWLPYRAFIKCIFAKTYKEAIIDFEDCIKKYGNGYRMDHTYNFYIGLCYLQLNEFKKAEGIFKEYIDDIYKNRQGLEHPTALFYYGISKYEQKKWNEAIIEFNKALKIYPAFSDAKYYKAICLLKTGIKLEDVKLLVEEAKIDAKNGNTITEDNTIYEIYPYQKKWK; encoded by the coding sequence TTGAAGAAAACTATACTCTTACTGATTATATTTCCATTCACACAATTGTTTTACTCACAAACAAATACAGAATCAAAAAAAAAACAAGATGAAATTATTACAGAATATGTAAATAATTGTGCTGAAAAATATAATTTTTTATATGAAATGGCTGAATGGCAGAACTGCTTAGATGACGGATTAAAAAAAGATAGTACCATTGCTTATTTATGGCAACAAAAAGCAATGCCTTATTTTAAGGTAAAAAAATATGAAATCGGAATGCAATACTTGAACAAAGCCGTCCAATATAATCCTCACGAATGGCTACCATATCGCGCCTTTATTAAATGCATTTTTGCCAAAACATACAAAGAGGCAATTATAGATTTTGAAGATTGTATAAAAAAATACGGAAATGGATATAGAATGGATCATACATACAATTTTTATATTGGTTTATGCTATTTGCAGTTAAATGAATTTAAAAAAGCTGAGGGAATTTTCAAAGAATACATTGACGATATTTATAAAAACAGGCAAGGTTTAGAACACCCTACAGCACTATTCTACTATGGAATCTCAAAATATGAGCAAAAAAAATGGAACGAGGCAATTATCGAATTTAACAAAGCTTTAAAAATATACCCAGCTTTTTCAGATGCAAAGTATTATAAAGCGATTTGTTTATTGAAGACCGGAATAAAATTAGAAGACGTCAAATTATTGGTGGAAGAAGCTAAAATAGATGCAAAAAATGGAAACACCATAACTGAAGACAACACTATTTATGAGATATATCCATATCAAAAAAAATGGAAATGA
- a CDS encoding helix-turn-helix domain-containing protein, whose protein sequence is MGVGENIRKYRREKDLKAEEVSEKIGISQSTYSKIENNRCKIDVEILKNIAAVLEVDVTQLMGNEVRNTKFEDSDKLIKSLENQIELLKEQNHILKQENIVLKSRK, encoded by the coding sequence ATGGGCGTAGGAGAAAATATAAGAAAGTATCGAAGAGAAAAAGATCTTAAGGCAGAAGAGGTTTCCGAGAAAATAGGAATTAGTCAGTCTACTTATTCAAAAATTGAGAATAACAGGTGTAAAATTGATGTTGAAATTTTGAAGAATATAGCGGCTGTTCTTGAAGTTGATGTTACACAACTAATGGGAAACGAGGTGAGAAATACAAAATTTGAGGATTCGGATAAATTAATAAAATCTCTGGAAAATCAGATAGAGCTATTGAAAGAACAAAATCACATATTAAAGCAAGAAAATATAGTACTTAAAAGTAGAAAATAA